Proteins co-encoded in one Nicotiana sylvestris chromosome 7, ASM39365v2, whole genome shotgun sequence genomic window:
- the LOC104227148 gene encoding BTB/POZ domain-containing protein At1g55760, protein MSDSAYRVDTTPRLAQWRIDNLASCTYRKSDPFKIGKWNWHLAVEKNRTLFIKLYPEISNFTRDNPPIATFIIRLISSAGDRKTLIHPDVIDKQIKSSDDFVWPVEVPLTGKFIIDVEFLDLKTAAPNSGELCSIWTEGLTEKQSNATALTSLGRMLSESIHTDIIINASDGSIGAHRAVLAARSPVFRSMFSHDLKEKELSAINISDMSIEACQCFLNYIYGNIQNEEFLIHRLALLRAADKYDLSDLKEACHESLMEDIDAKNVLERLQTASLYQLPKLKACCMRYLVRFGKIFDIRDDFNAFLQYADREIIGEIFNEVLAAWKGF, encoded by the exons ATGAGTGATTCTGCTTATCGTGTTGATACCACTCCGCGCCTCGCTCAATGGCGGATCGACAATTTGGCTTCTTGTACTTACCGGAAGTCCGATCCTTTTAAGATCGGCAAATGGAATTG GCACTTAGCTGTGGAGAAGAACAGGACATTGTTCATTAAATTATACCCAGAGATATCAAATTTTACAAGAGACAATCCTCCAATTGCAACGTTTATAATTAGATTAATCTCGTCCGCTGGAGATCGCAAGACTTTGATTCACCCAG ATGTTATAGACAAGCAAATCAAGAGTAGCGACGATTTTGTTTGGCCAGTTGAAGTCCCCTTAACTGGGAAGTTCATTATTGACGTTGAATTCCTTGATCTGAAAACTGCAGCTCCTAAT AGTGGTGAGCTGTGCTCAATCTGGACTGAAGGATTAACCGAAAAACAATCAAATGCTACTGCTCTGACATCACTTGGCCGTATGTTGTCCGAAAGCATTCACACAGACATCATAATCAATGCTTCTGATGGAAGTATTGGGGCGCATCGTGCTGTTCTTGCTGCAAGGTCACCTGTCTTCCGAAGTATGTTCTCCCATGACCTCAAAGAGAAAGAATTATCTGCCATAAACATCTCCGACATGTCAATAGAAGCTTGCCAATGTTTTCTGAACTATATTTATGGGAACATACAAAATGAAGAATTTTTAATCCACAGGCTAGCTTTGCTTCGAGCCGCTGATAAATATGACCTTTCAGACTTAAAGGAGGCATGTCATGAAAGTCTAATGGAAGATATTGACGCGAAGAATGTTCTTGAGAGGCTTCAAACGGCTTCCCTTTATCAACTACCAAAGCTGAAGGCCTGTTGTATGAGGTATCTTGTGAGGTTTGGTAAAATATTCGATATAAGAGATGATTTCAATGCCTTTCTGCAGTATGCAGACCGAGAAATCATTGGTGAAATCTTCAATGAAGTTCTTGCTGCTTGGAAAGGATTCTGA